One genomic region from Parerythrobacter aestuarii encodes:
- a CDS encoding sterol desaturase family protein, whose translation MPDFSPTEYAVPAFVLLVLIEMVWAKFRRPDAYEPRDTLVSLAFGLGSTVAGALLGGFALWVFLAAYEYRVFDFGPEWWGVWWAWPLCFVLDDMRYYWVHRAGHRIRWFWASHVNHHSSQHYNLSTALRQSWTGAFTLGFAFALPLVLLGFHPGMIAICFGFNLIYQFWIHTEAIDRMPRWFEAVMNTPSHHRVHHATNPRYLDRNYAGVFIVWDKMFGTFEPETDEEKIRYGIVKQLGSFNLLWAVFHEWIGIAQDMWDSPWKHKLGYLLREPGWTHDGSRDTSDTIRARWLERQGGENPVAEQNSIEASGKPA comes from the coding sequence ATGCCCGATTTTTCGCCCACCGAATATGCTGTCCCGGCTTTCGTCCTGCTGGTCCTGATCGAAATGGTCTGGGCGAAGTTTCGCCGGCCCGATGCCTACGAACCGCGCGACACGCTGGTTAGCCTTGCCTTCGGGTTGGGCAGCACCGTTGCAGGCGCATTGCTGGGCGGGTTCGCCCTGTGGGTGTTCCTCGCTGCCTATGAATACCGCGTGTTTGACTTCGGTCCTGAATGGTGGGGCGTCTGGTGGGCCTGGCCGCTTTGCTTCGTGCTCGACGACATGCGCTATTACTGGGTGCATCGCGCCGGGCACCGTATCCGCTGGTTTTGGGCAAGCCATGTGAACCACCATTCGAGCCAGCACTACAATCTCAGCACGGCTCTGCGGCAAAGCTGGACCGGGGCCTTCACGCTGGGCTTTGCCTTTGCCTTGCCGCTGGTCCTGCTGGGCTTCCACCCGGGGATGATCGCCATCTGCTTCGGGTTCAACCTGATCTACCAGTTCTGGATCCACACCGAAGCAATCGACCGCATGCCGCGCTGGTTCGAGGCGGTGATGAACACGCCGAGCCACCACCGTGTCCACCATGCCACCAACCCACGCTACCTCGACCGCAACTACGCCGGGGTTTTTATCGTGTGGGACAAGATGTTTGGCACATTCGAGCCGGAAACGGACGAAGAGAAGATCCGCTACGGCATCGTCAAGCAGCTCGGCAGCTTCAACCTGCTGTGGGCGGTGTTCCATGAATGGATCGGGATTGCCCAGGACATGTGGGACAGCCCATGGAAGCACAAGCTCGGCTACCTCTTGCGCGAACCTGGCTGGACTCACGACGGTAGCCGCGACACTTCGGACACGATCCGGGCCCGGTGGCTGGAGCGGCAGGGTGGCGAAAATCCGGTTGCTGAACAAAACTCGATTGAAGCGAGCGGCAAGCCTGCGTAA
- a CDS encoding GMC family oxidoreductase: MNQYDYIVIGGGSAGSAVAGRLAVDGTRQVCLVEAGGRNNNMLVKTPGFMPFLLKNSNYRYETVPQKGLNGRIGYQPRGKGLGGSSAINAMVYIRGNRWDYDNWAAMGCDGWAYDDVLPYFKKAEANERGADDYHGAGGPLFVSDQTAANATSQAFVDAAAQLQLPHNADFNGERQEGFGIYQVTQRKGERWSAARAFVEPIRNAPNFDIRTKTQVQRLIIDGGRVTGVAVLTGGWGGKHEILTARRGVILSAGAFNSPQILMLSGIGPAEHLKEHGIGVKLDKPAVGSELQDHIDYVSGWETESKVPIGDSLEGTTRMAKAIIEHRRKRTGIMTTPYAEAGGFWKVMPDAPAPDVQWHFVPAVLEDHGREKVKGHGFSLHACVLRPESRGSLRLNSSDPADAPRIDPNFLDDDRDVAVLREGVRLSHRIVDGPALAEFKPTDRHPIDLADDAQLDELIRNRADTVYHPVGTCRMGADDKSVVDTKLKARGVEGLWIADASIMPKIVSGNTNAPTIMIGERCADFILEAERTQ, encoded by the coding sequence ATGAACCAGTACGACTACATCGTTATCGGCGGCGGCAGTGCAGGCAGCGCGGTGGCCGGGCGACTGGCGGTGGACGGCACGCGGCAGGTCTGCCTGGTCGAAGCCGGTGGTCGCAATAACAACATGCTGGTCAAGACACCGGGCTTCATGCCGTTCCTGCTCAAGAACTCCAACTACCGTTACGAGACCGTACCGCAGAAGGGCCTCAACGGTCGCATCGGTTACCAGCCGCGTGGCAAGGGTCTGGGCGGATCGAGCGCCATCAACGCGATGGTCTATATCCGCGGCAATCGCTGGGACTATGATAATTGGGCGGCGATGGGCTGCGACGGCTGGGCCTATGACGATGTCTTGCCCTACTTCAAGAAAGCCGAGGCCAACGAACGCGGTGCCGATGACTACCACGGTGCCGGCGGGCCGCTGTTCGTCTCCGACCAGACCGCTGCCAACGCCACCAGTCAGGCTTTTGTCGACGCCGCCGCGCAGCTGCAGCTGCCCCACAATGCCGACTTCAACGGCGAACGGCAGGAAGGCTTTGGCATCTACCAGGTCACCCAGCGCAAGGGGGAACGCTGGTCCGCAGCGCGCGCCTTTGTCGAGCCGATCCGCAACGCACCCAATTTCGATATCCGCACCAAGACGCAGGTGCAGCGCCTGATTATCGACGGAGGCAGGGTTACCGGCGTCGCGGTGCTGACTGGCGGCTGGGGCGGCAAGCACGAGATCCTGACCGCGCGACGCGGGGTGATACTGTCAGCCGGCGCTTTCAATTCCCCGCAGATCCTCATGCTCTCCGGCATTGGCCCGGCCGAGCACCTTAAGGAGCATGGCATCGGGGTGAAGCTCGACAAGCCCGCCGTCGGCAGCGAGCTGCAGGACCATATCGACTATGTCTCCGGCTGGGAAACGGAGAGCAAGGTACCAATCGGCGATTCGCTCGAAGGTACTACTCGCATGGCCAAGGCCATTATCGAGCACCGGCGCAAGCGGACCGGCATCATGACCACGCCCTATGCCGAGGCCGGGGGCTTCTGGAAGGTCATGCCTGATGCGCCCGCACCCGACGTGCAATGGCACTTCGTGCCGGCGGTGCTGGAAGACCACGGACGCGAGAAAGTGAAGGGCCATGGCTTCTCGCTCCATGCCTGTGTCTTGCGGCCGGAAAGTCGCGGCAGCTTGCGGCTCAATTCGAGCGACCCGGCGGATGCCCCGCGGATCGATCCCAATTTCCTCGATGACGACCGCGATGTGGCCGTGCTGCGCGAAGGCGTGCGGCTGTCGCACCGTATCGTCGACGGCCCTGCCTTGGCTGAGTTCAAGCCGACCGATCGCCATCCGATTGATCTTGCAGACGATGCCCAGCTCGACGAGCTTATCCGCAACCGCGCGGACACAGTCTATCACCCGGTCGGCACTTGCCGGATGGGCGCGGATGACAAGTCAGTTGTCGATACCAAGCTCAAGGCGCGAGGGGTCGAAGGACTGTGGATCGCCGATGCTTCAATCATGCCCAAGATCGTCAGCGGCAACACCAACGCCCCAACCATCATGATCGGCGAACGCTGCGCCGATTTCATCCTCGAGGCCGAACGAACCCAGTAG
- a CDS encoding amidohydrolase yields the protein MKSYLLASTLMLGLAAPTMAQDAPDPVAVVDAEADRTERVAKQIWDWAELGYLELRSSNLLQSELRSEGFTVTEGVAGIPTAFVAEWGAEGPVIAVLAEYDALPGISQSTSANRDVLADKGAGHACGHNLFAAGSLTAAIAIKNWLQATGTPGRIRLYGTPAEEGGSGKVYMTRAGLFDDVDVAIHWHAADRNSAAARTSLANRSAKFRFKGVSAHAAGAPERGRSALDGVEAMNMMVNMMREHTSMDTRIHYVITEGGKAPNVIPDFAEVFYYVRHSSADEVRALWARLEDTAHGAALGTGTQVEWEIIHGNNPLLVNETLARVMDAKLRQVGGVEYTPEERAWAEDISKTLGDGALPLESAAQIQPYNTMLGYGSTDVGDVSWATPTVGVRTATWVPGTSAHSWQAVAASGNSIGAKGAQVAAKAMTLMAIELFTDPELRAAAKAEFDASRGEDYEYVSLLGDRDPPLDYRE from the coding sequence ATGAAATCGTACCTGCTTGCTTCAACGCTGATGCTTGGCCTTGCCGCTCCGACCATGGCGCAGGATGCACCTGACCCCGTCGCCGTTGTCGACGCCGAGGCGGACCGGACCGAACGGGTTGCCAAGCAGATTTGGGACTGGGCCGAGCTGGGGTATCTCGAGTTGCGATCCAGCAATTTGTTGCAATCCGAACTGCGTAGCGAAGGTTTCACGGTGACGGAAGGTGTCGCAGGCATTCCCACGGCCTTCGTTGCGGAATGGGGCGCAGAAGGGCCGGTTATTGCTGTGCTGGCAGAATATGATGCCCTGCCGGGTATCAGCCAGTCGACTTCCGCCAACCGCGATGTCCTCGCCGACAAGGGAGCAGGCCACGCTTGCGGGCACAATCTCTTCGCGGCGGGTTCGCTGACAGCGGCGATTGCGATCAAGAACTGGTTGCAGGCGACCGGGACGCCCGGTCGCATCCGGCTCTATGGCACGCCTGCCGAGGAAGGCGGATCGGGCAAGGTTTACATGACCCGGGCAGGGCTGTTCGACGATGTCGATGTTGCGATCCACTGGCACGCCGCCGATCGCAACAGCGCGGCGGCCCGCACCAGCCTGGCCAACCGTTCGGCCAAGTTCCGTTTCAAGGGTGTCTCTGCGCATGCCGCCGGTGCGCCTGAGCGCGGTCGCAGCGCGCTCGACGGGGTCGAAGCGATGAACATGATGGTCAATATGATGCGCGAGCACACCAGCATGGACACGCGCATCCACTATGTGATTACAGAGGGGGGCAAGGCACCCAACGTGATCCCCGACTTTGCCGAAGTGTTTTACTATGTCCGCCATTCCAGCGCCGACGAAGTGCGGGCGCTGTGGGCCCGGCTGGAGGACACCGCACACGGCGCGGCATTGGGTACAGGGACACAAGTCGAGTGGGAGATCATCCACGGCAACAACCCGTTGCTCGTCAATGAAACTCTGGCGCGGGTGATGGATGCCAAGCTGCGTCAGGTCGGTGGGGTCGAATACACGCCAGAAGAACGCGCCTGGGCGGAGGATATCAGCAAGACATTGGGCGATGGCGCATTGCCACTCGAATCAGCAGCGCAAATCCAACCGTACAACACAATGCTTGGCTATGGCTCGACCGATGTTGGCGATGTCTCATGGGCGACGCCGACGGTGGGCGTTCGCACGGCGACCTGGGTCCCGGGAACAAGTGCGCACAGCTGGCAGGCGGTTGCGGCGAGTGGCAATTCCATTGGCGCCAAGGGCGCGCAAGTGGCCGCCAAGGCCATGACGCTGATGGCGATCGAACTGTTCACCGATCCCGAGCTTCGAGCCGCCGCCAAGGCTGAATTCGATGCTTCACGCGGTGAGGACTATGAATATGTCTCGCTGTTGGGCGATCGCGATCCGCCGCTCGACTACCGCGAATAG